A window of the Lactuca sativa cultivar Salinas chromosome 5, Lsat_Salinas_v11, whole genome shotgun sequence genome harbors these coding sequences:
- the LOC111891717 gene encoding protein SCARECROW produces MVRKRAASDMELQTPTGGHEHHRMLRRPPSTNPLDVVGFGGLSPSSTATSVGHQHQERQNLNNENNSHSDAPAHHHLLSGVPVTPAAGNINNIGSHLPNYSTMTLPSSSSTNTAHVMSLPTNRSTATCSTNYMDTSPSANKNPPPPPPLCVFSGLPLFPPDRNYYHLSNIASTTCPTPTGVVAAGSLAPPPSSNNTNTAGMSFLTGGGGANNNNIMPADDSISATAWIDSIIKDLIHSSTDVSIPHLIHNVREIIHPCNPNLATLLEYRLRSLTDPPPNLVDQQSAHEPADNFNARVMMMRGKEAQASSSTLRQQQQQQPRSTIQSTISASGLESMFPLPLPDSQQQLNNQSHLDWGGVNNSGNDDYNAGGAPPPPPGPALMSSSGNQEQQQQDSPPSQPSPQADQNAVAASAQAAAMVLREKKREEMRQQKRDEQGLHLLTLLLQCAEAVSADKFEDANKMLLEISELSTPYGTSAQRVAAYFSEAMSARLMSSCLGIYTTLPPSIAVHQGLKKMTSAFQVFNGISPFVKFSHFTANQAIQEAFEREDRVHIIDLDIMQGLQWPGLFHILASRPGGPPFVRLTGLGNSLDALEATGKRLSDFADKLGLPFEFSAVADKVGNLNPERLKVSKREAVAVHWLQHSLYDVTGSDTNTLWFLQRLAPKVVTVVEQDLSHAGSFLGRFVEAIHYYSALFDSLGSSYGEESEERHVVEQQLLSKEIRNVLAIGGPSRSGEQKFNNWREKLEQCGFKGISLAGNAAAQATLLLGMFPSNGYTLVEDKGTLKLGWKDLCLLTASAWRP; encoded by the exons ATGGTGAGAAAGAGGGCCGCTTCCGATATGGAACTCCAAACTCCCACCGGAGGACATGAACACCACAGGATGTTACGTCGACCACCCTCAACAAATCCCCTCGACGTTGTCGGTTTTGGAGGATTATCGCCGTCGTCCACCGCCACCTCCGTTGGCCACCAGCACCAGGAAAGGCAAAATCTTAACAATGAGAACAACAGTCATAGTGATGCACCTGCACATCATCATCTTCTTTCGGGCGTACCTGTAACTCCAGCTGCCGGTAATATAAACAACATTGGTAGTCATCTCCCCAACTACTCCACTATGACGCTACCATCATCATCTTCCACAAATACGGCTCATGTGATGTCACTTCCAACAAATCGCTCTACCGCCACCTGCTCAACTAATTACATGGATACTAGTCCGTCAGCAAACAAAaaccctcctcctcctcctccgttaTGCGTCTTCTCGGGTCTTCCTTTGTTTCCCCCCGACAGAAATTACTACCATTTGTCAAATATAGCTAGTACTACTTGTCCGACGCCCACCGGAGTTGTAGCTGCGGGTTCTCTTGCTCCTCCACCATCAAGTAATAATACCAACACCGCCGGGATGTCCTTCTTGACAGGCGGAGGCGGTGCTAACAACAACAATATCATGCCGGCGGATGACAGCATATCGGCGACGGCGTGGATTGATAGCATCATAAAAGACCTTATTCACAGTTCGACAGACGTCTCCATACCCCATCTGATTCACAACGTAAGAGAAATCATCCATCCTTGCAACCCTAATCTTGCCACCCTCCTCGAGTATAGGCTTCGGTCTTTGACAGATCCTCCTCCGAATCTAGTAGATCAGCAATCGGCTCATGAACCGGCTGATAATTTTAACGCGAGAGTGATGATGATGAGAGGCAAAGAGGCACAAGCCTCGTCGTCGACGTTGagacagcagcagcagcagcagccgcGTAGTACGATTCAGTCTACTATTTCGGCCTCGGGACTTGAAAGTATGTTCCCACTTCCTCTTCCAGATTCACAGCAACAGTTGAATAATCAATCCCATCTGGATTGGGGTGGAGTAAACAACAGCGGCAATGACGACTACAACGCCGGtggggctcctcctcctcctcctggtCCTGCACTTATGTCTTCCTCCGGCAACCAGGAACAACAGCAGCAGGACTCTCCGCCGTCACAACCATCACCACAAGCCGATCAAAACGCAGTAGCTGCATCGGCACAAGCGGCGGCAATGGTATTGAGAGAGAAGAAAAGGGAGGAGATGCGGCAGCAGAAGAGAGACGAACAAGGCCTACATCTGCTTACCTTACTCCTGCAATGTGCGGAGGCAGTTTCAGCCGACAAATTCGAAGATGCCAACAAGATGCTATTGGAGATCTCGGAGCTATCAACACCCTACGGGACTTCCGCTCAGCGTGTTGCCGCTTACTTCTCAGAAGCCATGTCTGCTAGACTAATGAGCTCTTGCCTTGGGATCTACACCACCCTTCCGCCCAGTATAGCAGTTCATCAAGGGCTGAAGAAGATGACATCCGCCTTCCAAGTGTTCAACGGCATCAGCCCTTTCGTCAAGTTCTCACATTTCACAGCCAACCAAGCAATACAAGAAGCATTCGAGAGAGAAGATAGGGTTCACATCATCGACCTCGACATCATGCAAGGTCTGCAATGGCCTGGTCTTTTTCACATATTGGCATCCAGACCCGGCGGTCCACCGTTCGTCCGACTCACCGGATTGGGCAACTCGCTCGACGCGCTGGAAGCCACCGGAAAACGTTTGTCGGACTTTGCAGACAAACTTGGCCTCCCGTTTGAGTTCTCGGCGGTGGCTGACAAGGTCGGGAATTTAAACCCAGAAAGGTTGAAGGTGAGCAAGAGGGAAGCCGTCGCCGTTCACTGGTTGCAGCATTCTCTTTATGATGTCACCGGCTCCGACACCAACACTTTATGGTTCCTGCAAAG ATTGGCTCCGAAAGTGGTGACAGTGGTAGAACAGGACCTGAGCCATGCTGGGTCGTTCTTGGGGAGGTTCGTGGAGGCGATTCATTATTACTCGGCTTTGTTTGACTCACTGGGATCAAGCTACGGGGAAGAAAGCGAGGAGAGACACGTGGTGGAGCAACAGCTGCTATCGAAGGAGATCAGGAATGTTTTGGCCATTGGAGGTCCTTCAAGGAGTGGTGAACAGAAGTTCAATAACTGGAGGGAGAAGCTAGAGCAATGTGGGTTCAAGGGTATATCTCTCGCCGGAAATGCAGCTGCTCAGGCGACTCTCCTCCTTGGGATGTTCCCGTCGAATGGTTACACTTTGGTGGAGGACAAGGGTACGCTCAAGCTTGGCTGGAAAGACCTATGTTTGCTTACTGCTTCTGCTTGGAGACCTTAA
- the LOC111891729 gene encoding peroxisomal nicotinamide adenine dinucleotide carrier has product MSNAVLNGLAGAGGGIIAQIITYPLQSVNTRQQTERVAKKSQSQGSSGGTLVQMLQVIRSEGLGGLYSGLKPSLLGTATSQGIYYYFYQVFKNKAESIAAANKRKGHGDGTVGMLSWLVVAALAGALNVLFTNPIWVLVTRMQTHTQAEQKILEAKKEALIRESGFIGSSLHDKLRELDSVKPNPYGTFQAAYEVYNEAGIRGFWKGIIPTLIMVCNPSIQFMIYESSIKHLKKKRADKKQSSIKVSALEVFLVGAIAKLGATVTTYPLLVVKSRLQAKQEISTNNSLRYSGTMDAIVKMIHYEGFSSFYKGMSTKIVQSVFAASVLFMIKEELVKLYALLANKILLLKLSK; this is encoded by the exons ATGTCGAACGCCGTCTTGAATGGCCTTGCCGGAGCCGGCGGAGGTATCATTGCTCAAATCATCACCTATCCTCTTCAATCG GTCAACACGCGCCAACAGACAGAGAGAGTCGCAAAGAAATCTCAGTCTCAAGGATCGTCTGGTGGCACACTTGTTCAAATGCTTCAG GTTATCAGAAGTGAAGGTCTTGGAGGACTATACAGTGGCCTTAAGCCTTCTCTTCTTGGAACTGCTACATCACAG GGGATTTATTACTATTTTTACCAGGTTTTCAAAAACAAAGCCGAATCTATTGCAGCTGCCAATAAAAGAAAGGGTCATGGGGATGGGACAGTTGGCATGTTGTCATGGCTTGTTGTGGCAGCTTTAGCAGG GGCGTTGAATGTATTGTTTACAAACCCAATATGGGTTCTTGTGACACGTATGCAG ACACATACTCAAGCAGAACAGAAGATTCTAGAAGCAAAGAAGGAAGCTCTGATTAGAGAAAGTGGATTCATAGGTTCTTCATTGCATGATAAGTTGCGTGAACTTGATTCTGTGAAGCCTAATCCCTATGGGACATTTCAAGCG GCGTATGAGGTTTATAATGAAGCTGGAATAAGAGGATTTTGGAAAGGCATCATCCCGACTCTAATCATG GTGTGCAATCCCTCAATTCAGTTCATGATCTATGAAAGCTCTATAAAACACTTGAAAAAGAAACGAGCTGATAAAAAACAGAGTTCAATTAAAGTTTCAGCTCTTGAG GTGTTCTTAGTAGGTGCAATTGCAAAACTTGGAGCAACTGTGACAACATACCCCTTGCTAGTTGTCAAG TCGAGACTTCAAGCAAAGCAAGAAATCAGTACAAACAATTCATTGAGATATTCGG gtacgATGGATGCAATTGTGAAGATGATTCATTATGAAGGATTTTCAAGCTTCTATAAAGGAATGAGCACAAAGATTGTACAGAGTGTATTTGCAGCCTCTGTGCTTTTCATGATTAAGGAGGAGCTTGTTAAGCTTTATGCATTATTAGCAAACaagattttattattaaaattgtCAAAATAG